The following are encoded together in the Macadamia integrifolia cultivar HAES 741 chromosome 10, SCU_Mint_v3, whole genome shotgun sequence genome:
- the LOC122092236 gene encoding polyubiquitin-like, translating to MSLKSSAETNCKGRNLSFLISLLLQMNIFLKVMKTVAFKVKKSERIKDVKAKFQDKVGIPGKIQGLFFAGNELKDTQTLVDYAVEKNSTLHLFLQAAVVGMKLSVRLPPNQRTIVLEADTRDSVQKIKAMIQDKEGIPQNSFTLI from the coding sequence ATGAGCCTTAAATCCTCTGCTGAAACTAATTGTAAAGGTCGCAACCTCTCTTTTCTGATTTCACTGTTGTTGCAGATGAATATATTCTTGAAGGTCATGAAAACAGTGGCCTTCAAGGTGAAGAAGTCGGAGAGAATTAAAGATGTTAAAGCTAAGTTCCAGGACAAGGTAGGCATTCCGGGTAAGATTCAGGGTCTCTTCTTTGCTGGAAATGAACTAAAGGACACCCAAACACTGGTTGATTATGCTGTCGAGAAGAACTCAACCCTCCATctgtttcttcaagctgctgTAGTTGGAATGAAATTGTCTGTCAGGCTTCCACCAAACCAGAGAACCATAGTACTTGAAGCAGACACAAGGGATTCTGTCCAAAAGATCAAGGCCATGATTCAGGATAAGGAGGGGATCCCACAGAACTCTTTTACACTAATCTAA
- the LOC122091188 gene encoding histone-lysine N-methyltransferase family member SUVH9-like, with translation MGSLVPYLDLNLLPDHNIITPKVEPKLEPLYEEPYFSTPNANSSSYSNPDPGYYPESGSDAIQEISPVSEITAEGNDVYSEYYRITQLFQSAFAKKLQQYSDLTAVEPNSLAIVPQPEQTSVSRAVAKYKKHSRSGEMIRVTTLGAEDARYFRNLVRRTRMLYDSLRIITNAEDERVETNGRKTRGDLRAASLMRTRGLWLNRDKRIIGAIPGICVGDVFFYRMELCVIGLHGQLQAGIDYVTASQSSNGEPIATSIVVSGGYEDDEDAGDVIIYTGQGGQDKQFARQCVHQKLEGGNLALERSRYYGIEIRVIRGFKYERSITSKIYVYDGLYRIIDCWFDVGKSGFGVYKYKLLRMADQPEMGSVLLKLAENLRIKPLEARPSGYLSLDISKGREKLPVLLFNDIDSDQEPTLFEYLVKPVFPPPAFQHLGNSIGCNCVSGCSSGCFCAQRNGGEFPYDRNGILLRGKPLILECGSFCRCPPNCQNRVTQKGLRHRLEVFRSRETGWGVRSLDLIHAGSFICEYAGVMLAGEQVALFTMNGDSLVYPSRFPTRWMEWGDLSEVFPEFVRPSNSSIPPLDFAMDVSAMRNVACYVSHSSTPNVMVQFVLYDHHNILYPHLMLFALENIPPLRELSLDYGVSCDWTGKLAICN, from the coding sequence ATGGGATCTTTGGTTCCATATCTGGACCTGAACCTTCTCCCTGACCACAATATAATTACCCCCAAAGTTGAGCCTAAGCTTGAGCCCTTATACGAAGAACCCTACTTCTCAACTCCGAATGCTAATTCCAGTTCTTACTCTAACCCTGATCCTGGGTATTACCCTGAGTCTGGTTCTGATGCTATCCAAGAAATCTCTCCGGTTTCAGAAATTACAGCCGAAGGAAATGATGTATATTCGGAATACTACAGGATTACCCAGCTTTTTCAGTCTGCTTTCGCTAAGAAACTGCAACAGTACTCCGATTTGACGGCTGTGGAACCGAACTCACTTGCCATTGTTCCTCAGCCGGAGCAAACTAGCGTCTCTAGGGCTGTCGCGAAGTACAAGAAGCACAGTCGGTCGGGGGAGATGATTAGGGTTACTACTCTTGGGgctgaagatgctaggtacttTCGGAATTTGGTTCGGAGGACGAGGATGCTTTATGACTCTCTGCGGATCATAACTAATGCGGAAGATGAAAGAGTGGAAACTAATGGTAGGAAAACAAGGGGGGATTTGAGGGCCGCTTCGTTGATGAGGACTCGGGGTCTGTGGCTGAACAGGGACAAGAGAATAATTGGTGCGATTCCAGGGATTTGCGTTGGTGATGTCTTTTTTTATCGGATGGAGTTGTGCGTGATTGGATTGCATGGGCAGCTTCAAGCTGGAATCGATTATGTCACGGCAAGTCAGAGTTCAAATGGCGAGCCGATTGCGACGAGCAttgttgtttctggtgggtaCGAGGATGATGAAGATGCAGGTGATGTGATAATCTACACTGGTCAAGGTGGACAAGATAAGCAATTTGCGAGACAATGCGTTCACCAGAAGCTTGAAGGGGGCAATCTTGCGTTGGAGCGGAGCAGGTATTACGGAATTGAGATAAGGGTCATTCGGGGTTTTAAATATGAGAGAAGTATTACCAGTAAGATCTATGTTTATGATGGTCTATATAGAATTATTGATTGCTGGTTTGATGTTGGTAAGTCCGGTTTTGGTGTGTACAAATATAAGCTTTTAAGAATGGCTGATCAACCTGAAATGGGCAGTGTTTTACTGAAACTTGCTGAGAATCTGAGGATAAAACCTTTGGAAGCCAGGCCATCTGGTTACCTCAGTCTTGATATCTCcaaaggaagggaaaaattGCCCGTTTTGCTGTTTAATGACATTGATTCTGATCAAGAGCCAACGCTCTTTGAGTATCTTGTGAAGCCTGTGTTCCCGCCTCCTGCATTTCAGCATTTGGGTAATAGTATCGGGTGTAATTGTGTTTCTGGTTGTTCCTCTGGTTGTTTTTGTGCTCAGAGAAATGGTGGAGAGTTTCCTTATGACCGCAATGGGATTCTCTTGAGGGGGAAGCCTTTGATACTTGAATGTGGTAGCTTTTGTCGCTGTCCACCTAATTGCCAGAATCGTGTGACTCAAAAGGGTTTGAGGCATCGATTAGAAGTATTTAGATCAAGGGAAACGGGCTGGGGAGTTAGATCCTTGGATTTGATTCACGCTGGTTCCTTTATTTGTGAATATGCTGGCGTCATGCTTGCTGGAGAACAAGTGGCATTATTTACAATGAATGGTGATAGTTTGGTCTATCCTAGTCGTTTTCCTACTAGATGGATGGAATGGGGGGACTTGTCTGAAGTTTTCCCTGAATTTGTAAGGCCATCAAACTCCTCTATTCCTCCGTTGGATTTTGCAATGGATGTATCAGCAATGAGAAATGTTGCTTGCTATGTCAGCCATAGTTCAACTCCTAATGTTATGGTGCAATTTGTATTATATGATCACCACAATATACTGTATCCTCATCTTATGCTATTTGCGTTGGAAAACATCCCACCTTTAAGAGAGCTCAGCCTTGATTATGGAGTGTCCTGTGATTGGACAGGAAAACTTGCTATTTGCAACTGA